The Candidatus Nitrospira nitrosa sequence CCATTCCAGTGCCGCAGAGCGTACCAGTCCGAGCAGTCCGGCTTTTGATGTCGCATAGGCACTCTGGCCGGTGGCTCCATGAAATCCTGTGTGGGAACCGATCACGATGATCGAGCCTCCCCCACGAGCGAGCATGAAGGGAGCCATGGTGCGAAGACAGTAAAAGGTTCCTGTCAGATTGGTCGCAATCACATCAGTCCAGACTTCTTCTGAATGGCGGACGAGCAAATGGCGTTGCCCGATTCCCGCATTGCAGATCAAGACCAATGGGCCGGACACCTGATTGGAAAATCGGTCGATCATGATCTGAACCGATGACGCGTCTCGAATATCGGATTGGTATATCTCGCCGGTTCCGCCAGCACTGACCACTTGTTCTAACGTCGTCTTTGCTGCTGATTCGTTCTGAACATAGTGGACTCCCACATGCCAACCGATCGCTCCAAAGGCTTGGCTAATCGCACGCCCGATTCCTCCTGAGGCGCCGGTGACGAGAACAGATGCTGGTGGTTCACTCGGGGACGGCATGGTGCTGAATTATGCGAGGAGTGCTGTGCGAAGGCAAGTTGAGGCGGGAAATTTTCAGGGATGTATCAAAGAGTTGGAGACTCATGTCTTCGGTATTTCTCGAAATGAGGACGTGATTTCAAAGGAGAAAATGGGTAAGCTGCTACGAGCCTCGTGGTAGGCAGTGTGTGCCGTACAAGTTTTTCTATCCGAAGTCATCGTGATGAAAATCATTCGTGATTGTTTTGGTCGATCAATCAGGCTGACGGACGAGAGAATGGCGCACATTCTGCAACATCCGGAGATGATTGATATGGAAGCGGAGATTGATCGAGTGTTGCAATCACCGTCAGAGGTGCGTCTATCCCGCTCCGATCAAAGCGTTCAGCTGTTTTACGAGTACTACGCCAAGACGCGTGTTGGTGGGAAATGGCTATCTGTCGTGGTAAAGTATGCCAACGATGATGGGTTTGTGGTGACGGCGTATCTCACCGATCGGCTGAAACCAGGAGAGTGCATATGGCCGAAAAAGTGAAAGTCTGGTTTGATCCAGAAGGGGATTACTTGGAAGTTCAGTTTCGAGACGCACCAGGGTTTATGCGGCCAACGGCACACGACGCCGTAATGGAGCGTGTGGATGAACAGGGCCATGTGCTGGGGTTCAGTGTGCTTGGCGTCAGCCGCTTTCCGAAAGACCATCCATTGGAAGCAGAACTTGTTGCCGGGGACTAACGCAGTGTCAGCCGGCCACTAGCCTGCCTTATTCACGATGAGCGCAACCACACTGGTTGAACAGCCGATCGGGCCTATCCGAACCTATGAGTGGGAGGCGTAGGCCTGAGAATCGCGGGTGTTTCGCTCTGGCCCGGTCTCACGACACGCCCTGGAGGGTCTGCTGAGATGCTTGCAGAGACACCACTCCCGTTGCGCATACAGCACACGCCCGTTTTCTCCCCATTGCCGCCCGCGTTAGCCGGCTGCGGCCCCGACGGCCACGGCGACGCGGCGCCAGGTGTCGCCCCACGGAGC is a genomic window containing:
- a CDS encoding DUF2283 domain-containing protein → MAEKVKVWFDPEGDYLEVQFRDAPGFMRPTAHDAVMERVDEQGHVLGFSVLGVSRFPKDHPLEAELVAGD
- a CDS encoding SDR family NAD(P)-dependent oxidoreductase; the encoded protein is MPSPSEPPASVLVTGASGGIGRAISQAFGAIGWHVGVHYVQNESAAKTTLEQVVSAGGTGEIYQSDIRDASSVQIMIDRFSNQVSGPLVLICNAGIGQRHLLVRHSEEVWTDVIATNLTGTFYCLRTMAPFMLARGGGSIIVIGSHTGFHGATGQSAYATSKAGLLGLVRSAALEWGLQNIRVNLLLPGWQKTDLTEGIFPEGSGWPDHALRRSPAIEEVTGTIVRLAQLKDVSGQVWNCDSRHL